In one Bacillota bacterium genomic region, the following are encoded:
- a CDS encoding type I restriction-modification system subunit M N-terminal domain-containing protein, which translates to MNNFGEKVAFILSVADLLRGPYRPNQFKNVMLPMTVLRRLDCVLEPTKDQVLERLRLNLMLPTNGGY; encoded by the coding sequence ATAAACAATTTCGGCGAGAAAGTTGCTTTTATATTGTCAGTGGCGGATCTCCTTCGGGGTCCTTACCGGCCGAATCAGTTCAAGAACGTAATGCTTCCCATGACCGTTCTCCGGCGGCTTGACTGTGTGCTTGAGCCAACGAAAGATCAAGTTTTAGAAAGGCTCCGTTTAAATTTGATGTTGCCTACAAACGGAGGCTATTGA
- a CDS encoding EAL domain-containing protein, whose amino-acid sequence MYDLADRERKEVSPDLPEYIEEYNIKFFTEEMGEEVRERFSLETHLTKALEKEEFSLCFQPIVNIRENSVEAVEALLRWENAILGFIPPDKFI is encoded by the coding sequence TTGTATGATTTAGCAGACAGAGAGCGTAAAGAAGTATCTCCGGACTTGCCAGAGTATATCGAGGAGTACAACATAAAGTTTTTTACGGAAGAAATGGGAGAAGAGGTTCGGGAACGTTTTTCACTTGAGACCCATTTGACAAAAGCCCTGGAAAAGGAAGAATTCAGCCTCTGTTTTCAGCCCATTGTTAATATCCGGGAAAACAGCGTGGAAGCTGTAGAAGCTCTTTTAAGATGGGAAAATGCAATTCTGGGTTTTATACCGCCGGATAAATTTATATGA